In Cicer arietinum cultivar CDC Frontier isolate Library 1 chromosome 7, Cicar.CDCFrontier_v2.0, whole genome shotgun sequence, a single window of DNA contains:
- the LOC101499154 gene encoding transcription termination factor MTEF18, mitochondrial isoform X1 — translation MPQDGSLLDSACALCEFGFPWDKLGLLYMESGFMFRKSGHELKGSLCLLKRYGFCNVQIVGICLTFPFVFGVEEGNLVDEIDGLLSDLRFLFLDFDFAASVERNVNVWHEVCRKIKVFYDLNDGKGEIVELIGRNKHVILEHGEKELIEKVEYFCRFGVKKVEVARLILQGSELLNLDLETPVINVLKLLKHIGMSSQGVGDVRKNYAHVLGTIKMANLPNVMKAMGLHEWFFDKIKDGNHRLLTSYITSYPNEDHDKGYKSCLKTFDDARTPTHNMNKLNFMHAIGFGENTLTMNILTHMHGTSEELQNRFDCLLRLGIEFSKLCKIITRQPKILSQNPEILEKKINFLCQEMGNSLEVLDTFPAFICFDLENRIKPRFRFHMWVLEKGLSSKNYSIASMIATSDKNFVGRVSRIHPAAPKHWFEQFYPKKFVVLKICRITALIDNVKAPSNPQVEPLR, via the exons ATGCCACAAG ATGGCTCTCTTCTTGATTCCGCTTGTGCGCTTTGTGAATTTGGGTTTCCTTGGGATAAGCTTGGTTTGCTTTATATGGAGAGTGGTTTTATGTTTAGGAAGAGTGGTCATGAGTTAAAGGGTAGTCTTTGTTTGTTGAAAAGATATGGTTTTTGCAATGTGCAAATTGTTGGGATATGTTTGacttttccttttgtttttggTGTTGAGGAAGGGAATTTGGTTGATGAgattgatgggttgctttctgATTTGAGATTTCTGTTTTTGGATTTTGATTTTGCTGCTTCTGTTGAAAGGAATGTGAATGTTTGGCATGAGGTTTGTAGGAAAATAAAAGTGTTTTATGATTTGAATGACGGTAAAGGGGAGATAGTGGAACTCATTGGAAGGAATAAACATGTTATTCTTGAACATGGAGAAAAGGAATTGATTGAAAAGGTTGAGTATTTTTGTAGATTCGGTGTCAAGAAGGTGGAAGTAGCTCGGTTGATTCTACAAGGATCGGAATTGTTGAATCTCGATTTGGAAACGCCGGTGATTAATGTGTTGAAGCTGTTGAAACACATTGGAATGAGCTCCCAAGGTGTTGGGGATGTTAGGAAGAACTATGCCCATGTGTTGGGAACAATAAAAATGGCTAATCTTCCCAATGTGATGAAGGCTATGGGTTTACATGAGTGGTTTTTTGATAAAATCAAAGATGGAAATCATCGGCTGTTAACGAGTTATATCACAAGCTATCCCAATGAAGATCATGATAAAGGTTATAAAAGTTGTTTGAAGACATTTGATGATGCAAGGACGCCAACTCACAATAtgaataaattgaatttcatgCATGCTATAGGCTTTGGTGAAAATACTCTCACCATGAATATCTTAACTCACATGCATGGAACAAGTGAAGAGTTACAAAATAGATTTGATTGCCTTCTACGTTTAGGGATTGAATTCTCAAAGCTGTGTAAGATAATAACAAggcaaccaaagattctaagcCAGAATCCCGAAATTCTAGAGAAAAAGATTAATTTCCTCTGTCAGGAGATGGGAAACTCCTTAGAGGTTTTGGACACTTTTCCAGCATTTATATGTTTCGACTTAGAGAACCGAATTAAGCCTAGGTTCAGATTCCATATGTGGGTTTTAGAAAAGGGTTTGTCTTCTAAAAACTATTCCATTGCAAGCATGATTGCGACTAGTGACAAGAATTTTGTAGGCCGCGTTTCTAGAATTCACCCGGCCGCCCCAAAACATTGGTTTGAGCAATTCTATCCCAAGAAATT TGTTGTTCTAAAGATCTGCAGAATCACGGCACTCATTGACAATGTCAAAGCTCCTTCAAACCCTCAAGTTGAACCGTTGAGGTAG
- the LOC101499154 gene encoding transcription termination factor MTEF18, mitochondrial isoform X2, translating into MPQDGSLLDSACALCEFGFPWDKLGLLYMESGFMFRKSGHELKGSLCLLKRYGFCNVQIVGICLTFPFVFGVEEGNLVDEIDGLLSDLRFLFLDFDFAASVERNVNVWHEVCRKIKVFYDLNDGKGEIVELIGRNKHVILEHGEKELIEKVEYFCRFGVKKVEVARLILQGSELLNLDLETPVINVLKLLKHIGMSSQGVGDVRKNYAHVLGTIKMANLPNVMKAMGLHEWFFDKIKDGNHRLLTSYITSYPNEDHDKGYKSCLKTFDDARTPTHNMNKLNFMHAIGFGENTLTMNILTHMHGTSEELQNRFDCLLRLGIEFSKLCKIITRQPKILSQNPEILEKKINFLCQEMGNSLEVLDTFPAFICFDLENRIKPRFRFHMWVLEKGLSSKNYSIASMIATSDKNFVGRVSRIHPAAPKHWFEQFYPKKL; encoded by the exons ATGCCACAAG ATGGCTCTCTTCTTGATTCCGCTTGTGCGCTTTGTGAATTTGGGTTTCCTTGGGATAAGCTTGGTTTGCTTTATATGGAGAGTGGTTTTATGTTTAGGAAGAGTGGTCATGAGTTAAAGGGTAGTCTTTGTTTGTTGAAAAGATATGGTTTTTGCAATGTGCAAATTGTTGGGATATGTTTGacttttccttttgtttttggTGTTGAGGAAGGGAATTTGGTTGATGAgattgatgggttgctttctgATTTGAGATTTCTGTTTTTGGATTTTGATTTTGCTGCTTCTGTTGAAAGGAATGTGAATGTTTGGCATGAGGTTTGTAGGAAAATAAAAGTGTTTTATGATTTGAATGACGGTAAAGGGGAGATAGTGGAACTCATTGGAAGGAATAAACATGTTATTCTTGAACATGGAGAAAAGGAATTGATTGAAAAGGTTGAGTATTTTTGTAGATTCGGTGTCAAGAAGGTGGAAGTAGCTCGGTTGATTCTACAAGGATCGGAATTGTTGAATCTCGATTTGGAAACGCCGGTGATTAATGTGTTGAAGCTGTTGAAACACATTGGAATGAGCTCCCAAGGTGTTGGGGATGTTAGGAAGAACTATGCCCATGTGTTGGGAACAATAAAAATGGCTAATCTTCCCAATGTGATGAAGGCTATGGGTTTACATGAGTGGTTTTTTGATAAAATCAAAGATGGAAATCATCGGCTGTTAACGAGTTATATCACAAGCTATCCCAATGAAGATCATGATAAAGGTTATAAAAGTTGTTTGAAGACATTTGATGATGCAAGGACGCCAACTCACAATAtgaataaattgaatttcatgCATGCTATAGGCTTTGGTGAAAATACTCTCACCATGAATATCTTAACTCACATGCATGGAACAAGTGAAGAGTTACAAAATAGATTTGATTGCCTTCTACGTTTAGGGATTGAATTCTCAAAGCTGTGTAAGATAATAACAAggcaaccaaagattctaagcCAGAATCCCGAAATTCTAGAGAAAAAGATTAATTTCCTCTGTCAGGAGATGGGAAACTCCTTAGAGGTTTTGGACACTTTTCCAGCATTTATATGTTTCGACTTAGAGAACCGAATTAAGCCTAGGTTCAGATTCCATATGTGGGTTTTAGAAAAGGGTTTGTCTTCTAAAAACTATTCCATTGCAAGCATGATTGCGACTAGTGACAAGAATTTTGTAGGCCGCGTTTCTAGAATTCACCCGGCCGCCCCAAAACATTGGTTTGAGCAATTCTATCCCAAGAAATTGTGA
- the LOC101495316 gene encoding oxygen-evolving enhancer protein 3-2, chloroplastic-like yields MAQAMASMAGCIRGSSSTQAVLEGSLQLSGSNRLLHSNNNSNKVTRSASVAVRAQQQQVFEGQSSRRAMIGVVATGLVSASFVQAVLAEAIPIKVGGPPPLSGGLPGTLNSDEARDLKLPLKERFYLQPLTPSEAAQRAKESAKEIVGVKKFIDQKAWPYLQNDLRLRASYLRYDLNTVISAKPKDQKKSLKELTGKLFQDITNLDHAAKVKSAPEAEKYYAIAVSTLNDVLSKIG; encoded by the exons ATGGCTCAAGCTATGGCTTCAATGGCTGGTTGCATACGTGGCTCATCATCAACTCAAGCTGTTTTGGAAGGAAGTCTTCAATTGAGTGGCTCAAACAGGTTGTTACATAGTAACAACAACAGCAACAAGGTAACACGTTCTGCTTCAGTGGCAGTTAGAGCACAACAACAACAAGTTTTTGAAGGACAAAGTAGCAGAAGAGCAATGATTGGTGTTGTTGCAACTGGTTTGGTCTCAGCTTCTTTTGTTCAAGCTGTTCTTGCTGAAGCCATACCCATTAAAGTTGGTGGCCCTCCTCCACTTTCTGGTGGCCTTC CTGGAACACTGAACTCAGATGAAGCAAGAGACCTTAAGTTACCATTGAAAGAAAGGTTTTATCTTCAACCATTGACACCAAGTGAGGCAGCACAAAGGGCTAAAGAATCAGCTAAGGAAATTGTTGGTGTTAAGAAGTTCATTGACCAGAAAGCTTGGCCATATCTTCAGAATGATCTTCGTCTAAGGGCTAGCTATCTTAGGTATGATCTTAACACTGTCATCTCTGCAAAGCCTAAGGATCAGAAAAAGTCTCTCAAGGAACTTACTGGAAAGCTCTTCCAGGATATCACCAAT CTGGATCATGCAGCAAAAGTTAAGAGTGCTCCAGAAGCAGAGAAGTACTATGCTATAGCTGTATCTACTCTGAATGATGTTCTTAGCAAAATTGGTTAA
- the LOC101494992 gene encoding homeobox-leucine zipper protein HAT3 codes for MGDKEDELGLGLSLSLSLGYGANANNAPLKVTHMHKPPQSVPNQRVSFNNFFHFHDLSSETRSFIGGIDVNSPATAACDDENGGSSPNSTVSSISGKRSEREGNGEENDAVERASCSRGGSDDDDGGGCGGDGDSSRKKLRLSKEQSVLLEETFKEHNTLNPKQKQALAKQLNLMPRQVEVWFQNRRARTKLKQTEVDCEYLKRCCETLTEENRRLQKEVQELRALKLSPQLYMHMNPPTTLTMCPSCERVAVSSASSSSANVPSALAPANRNSIGPSVQRPVPLNPWAAMSIQNRSRP; via the exons ATGGGTGATAAAGAGGATGAGTTGGGTTTGGGTTTGAGTTTGAGTTTGAGTTTAGGATATGGAGCAAATGCAAATAATGCTCCTTTGAAAGTGACTCACATGCACAAGCCTCCTCAATCGGTTCCAAATCAAAGGGTTTCCTTCAATAACTTTTTCCATTTTCATG ATCTGAGTTCCGAAACGAGGTCGTTTATCGGTGGAATAGACGTGAACTCGCCGGCGACGGCTGCGTGCGACGATGAGAATGGAGGTTCATCTCCGAACAGTACAGTGTCAAGTATCAGCGGAAAGCGAAGCGAGAGAGAAGGAAATGGAGAAGAGAACGACGCAGTTGAGAGAGCCTCTTGTTCTCGAGGAGGGAGCGACGACGATGATGGAGGAGGATGCGGCGGCGACGGTGACTCTTCAAGGAAGAAGCTGAGATTATCGAAGGAACAATCGGTGTTGCTGGAAGAAACATTCAAAGAGCACAACACATTGAATCCG aaaCAAAAGCAAGCATTGGCAAAGCAGTTGAATCTGATGCCCAGACAAGTGGAGGTGTGGTTTCAAAACAGGAGAGCAAG AACCAAGTTGAAGCAAACTGAAGTGGATTGCGAATACTTGAAGAGATGCTGTGAGACTCTAACCGAAGAGAATAGGAGGTTGCAAAAGGAAGTGCAAGAACTTAGGGCATTGAAGTTATCCCCACAACTCTACATGCACATGAACCCTCCCACCACTCTTACAATGTGCCCTTCGTGTGAGCGTGTCGCAGTGTCATCTGCATCCTCTTCATCAGCCAACGTCCCCTCTGCTCTGGCTCCAGCTAATCGCAACTCGATAGGCCCAAGCGTTCAGCGGCCAGTACCTCTCAACCCTTGGGCGGCAATGTCTATCCAAAACCGTTCCCGACCATGA